Below is a window of Rhodamnia argentea isolate NSW1041297 chromosome 11, ASM2092103v1, whole genome shotgun sequence DNA.
ATTGTGCACCTAGCGGctaatatgttgccattgaaagCTTGCACTTGAATTCTTCTAAGAAAGCCCTACACCAATGCTTTGCTTCGGTTTGGAATAGCGCATCGAAACCATCCTTGCTTAGCTCAAGCAACCCTTGTTTTGCTATCCTAAAGTCGCCATGTTTGTGCTCTTTGCAATTTCAATTGCTTTTGAGCTTATCTCCTTTGTACTTCTTCCCGGTTCGCTTTCCATTCTATCTCGGCATATGGCATCAAGTCGCTAATGGGAACAAGCCCCTACAATATTAAACCAACGAATAATtataagaaaagggaaaatactTCATAATGAGCTCATTTCAAAGAATGCATTGATCGATGGCTTTACCTTTTGTTGATCGCTCATGAAAGCCCAACCGCTTCCATCGGTAATCTCAAGtgccatcaaatttttcatgaaccaggaccaagtgtccttattttctatCCTCACTTGCCAAGCTAGAGGAAACATTTGGTTATTGCCATCCCTACCAATTGCGGCCAACAATTCACCCTTGCATAAGCCTTTTAAAAAGCACCCATCCAATTCTATTACTTTTCTCACGGATAAAAACTTTGTATGCATCGAATAGTAGAACCTATCAAACATGGTCCCTTCATCGGGTAATGGCCTTTCCACAACCCCCGCCTACTTGAATGGTTTTGAAGCCTACATTCATAAGCATAATCCCGATCGACCATATTCTTCCTTGTCTGCCCAAGAGTGTTGTCATCACCTTATACTTGGCTCTCTTGCATTGATTCTCCAACATTAATCCCTACCGCTCTTTCGCTGCTTCAAGTGAGGACTTCTCCGGCGCCTTGATCGTGTTGAAGCTCGATAACCACTTACTTGTTATCCTTTTATTGTCAAAAACAATTGAACATGTATGTTCCTCTTGAAATGATCTAATTTGAAATGACCCGCTCCTCTTGCTTAGTCTGCGTAGATCTTCCATCCACAATTACGTTGTGGACACCTAGCTCTCACATACTCTTTTGTATTTCGAAGAAACTCTAAAGCCCTCGGTCGAATAGAGCTCTTCGAATAGCATCCTTTTCGCATCCTCAAATTTCATACCAAGGCTCAAAATAGGACTCGCTATAGTTGGATCATAGGAAGGGTACTTACTTTTCCTTCTAcggtgcttcttcttcttgttcgtcAAGTCCACTCTTTCTCATTGTTACGGTAGTTGTAGCATATGTTGGTTCTTCTCCATTTTTGCTTCACCCTCTACTTGCAAGTGCTACACTTTTTCTCCTCGCAGAGTCCTTGTGTTTTGCCTTGCGGCTCTTCGTTCTTGTCCAATTTCGCACAacttcatcatcgtcatcatcatcaccggATTATGCAACATCCCAATCTAATCCGGTGATTGCCTCATCGTTGTATTGCTTACTCCTCCATCCTCCTTGTCCTCCCTCTCCCCACAATGCCTATTACCCCAATCTTCCCTCTGCCCATTCCTCATGCCCTTCTACAATTCACCTCCATGAGAAGTGGAATCAATGCCTATTTGTTTTTCAGCTATGTCTTCATCTCGAGCATCATCATCACTATTTGTCTATATACACTTTTGCTTCTTCCATGGAGATAGTGATAAATCACATCTTTAAACCCATTCTCATCCCACAACTCTCTCAACCCATCCCTCAAACCCTTCCCAAGAAGACAATAGAGTAATTTACCTACTTTGCAGCCGTATAAATGCACTATATCCCTCACGAAAGAAACATACAACGACGTCCCGACATCGAGGAAAATTGTTCCTTCATTTCCACCTTCGTAGTCCCACTCGTCGGTGCCAATGACAAAATTTCCACCATAACAAATAATGAGAACAAGATTCTTGTCCATGCCTGCaggaaaagagcaaaaaatCAATGAAGATATTAGCTTTTGGGACCGTCAACAAATGCACGTGGAGGTCCCTTCTTTTGATTAAAGGCTCATTATTTGTCGTCTAGTATCAACAAAGCAATTGAGGACAACCAAGGGGTATTCGGATTCCATATTTTGAGGTTCGTTGGCATTGTTCACTACTTCATAGTAAATAAAAAGCAATTTTACATTGCAAATGTGTGAGGTTTGATTAAACAAGTGGACCAAAGGGATGCAAAAATACAAATTCGAAAGGTTTGATTAAACAAGTGGGccactatttttctttatcaagaaATCGAAGGGAGTGTGATTAAAGTAGTATACATCCCCAACGCATCAATCTCGAGCCTTCATTTTACCATATTCCCCCAATTTTGCCCTTAATCCTAATTTTCCCCTCGAAGCCCTAATTTCACCTTAATTTTGCCTAATTTCTGCTCTGGTAAGCGAGAGAGGGCAAAGGACACGGACGCATACCTCACGacgggcggcgggcggcggagGACGATGATGGCCGCGGGCGTGACTCCACGAGCAACGATCGCGATTGGATTTCGCACAAGTCCCTCGGCTCCTCGCACAACACCTAAGAAGGCAACACTCGCGACGTCGTTTATCCGAATACataaacgacgtcattttaTTTCCGTCCTTTTAAGCCACGTCGGATTCCACCATGGCGGTCGATTCTAAAAATTCGCCacgtaagataataaaaatcaattataaaatcCACGTAATTCATTCCGGGATGTTGGTCGAATAGCCGTGACGATTTTATCCAAAATTAGCACCGAGGTGatcaaagttacaaaaacttagcactaaagtgatcgatttgaaagttttggcactaaaatgagcgccgtacgcaacttatggcactttaggtgtacttaagcctggCATTGCGGATAAGTGTTGTTGTTAGACATCTCAATTGTGGAAGTTTTATCAGTTACAATGTGCCGTCTTTCTCGTGTTATATGTAGCCGGTGCATCATATGTAAACACAATTTCTTTATTAGTTATGATTAACAAGTGTCTGGGGGCACTCTTTAACAAGCGCCATTGGTAGGAATATGACAAAGAAAATGGtcggaaaaataccaaaatttagggatgaaaagattaaaaagccAGACTACAAATTGCACTGCGGGATTGTTTTCCTTATTTAGCTGAGTAGCCATTGAAGGAGTCTGTTCTGGATTCTTATCCATGTACATTATGAGCTAGTAATTGCCATTTCATTGGACGGAAAATGACACGCTTATCATTAGACCATTTAAGGAGATATGTTAATATATGGAAAGCCGAAAAGTTACCAATCAAAGAGGGAGTGATGAATTATTTTGGCCTGTGAAATCCTATAAATGGGGCACATTTTTCACTGTTACATTGATTTTCCAGCGTGCGCCATAGAGGGAACAACAACTCCAGCGAGAATGACGAAGGAGGGTGCTAATGCTGGACGAGTTACCTCCTCGAAAAGTCGACCGGGCCTGTTCGAGAAGGCAAGTGAAGCATCTACTCTTTGTGCCGTTGAAATGGCCCCtatccttctctctcttagaGGCAAGCCTTTCTATTTTGGTCACCCTTCTGCGGATGCAGTTCGAGATAGGTCTGAGGGCCCAAAGATGGCTTGTATTGATGCTAATCAACAGGATGAAACGGATGGAGACAAAAACCTAGAGGAACTGAACAAACAATATGCCGATCTGCTCGAGCAACTGAAAGCTGGAATGCAAGGAACTGAAGAGCTGGATGATATCAAGCCCCCGCAATTCGAAAACTTTAGCTTTGACCGAGCTTATGGCACTCGATGAATGGCTGCAAGATCTCGAGAAAGCAGTGGACAAGAGAAGGATGAAGCTCTTGGCCTTAGAGGCTTCAACTTCAACTTCATGCCCAAGAGCTATTGATGCCTCTATGAGGAATCACAACGATGATAAACGTGGTGATCCTCCTAAAGCAGAAGTTGGAAATGAGTAATCAACTCCAGCGGACTTACGGAGAGACTATTGACTCCTCTTAAATTGTATTTGGCATGATTCAGTCAATCTCTCCGCTTCAACAAGAGAGGCCTCTTGATGATAAAGCAATAAAAATGCTCAATAAAGCAGCagctatcttttttctttttccctagaTTGCTTTGGTTGAAATTGCTCGTTTTAATAATAGTCTTGTGATAGATGTTTTTGAACCGAATAAGAACCTGCACTAAAGGAACAAACATGAGTAATTCCTGAAGAGGGAGAAACAGAAAGGCAGAGAAAACATAAAATCTCGCCTTCTGAATCAATTTTTGAGCTCGCGATGACCAGTGGTCCAATGAGCATCCGAATCAACACAACGAGTGAAACCGGCACGTTCTTGCTCTTATGATACACTATATATTACATTCAAATTACCCAGTTTATTCACCTGTCATGTGAATACTAGGGTACCTGATTTATACAGGTGATAGTCTTCGTCCTTCATGAAACGAGCGAGTTCCGAGTTGTGAGAAGCTCCCATCATTTGCTTCCCCAAAATGTCCTCATACTCCCTCCACCATTGCATGTAGCTGCTGCTGTCCAAGAAAATATCGGGAGAAACGGCGTAGTTCTTGAGCAAACCCATGACATACTCCTCAAACCTGACCAAGTTTTCTGTTTCGGCGTTGTTCGATCCTCCGCTGTTCAACAACCTGCATGAAATTCGCGCCTCCTCCACATGTGCCCAGAAGCACGAATCCTCGGTGACgctgaacatgatcttcttcatttttgaattgttaCTGACGCTCTTCCCCGACTGTTTCTGATGTTTGTCCAGCCAATCTTCCAATAGCTTGAAGTGCTCGGATCTCCCTTGAGATATGTAATCTCTTTTGCCCAATTTATAGTACTCAGCTATAAGGAGCGGTTCAACCATCCTCCGGTAATTTGTCCCGCCAAAGAGCCAGCGGGTCCGCAGCGGTGCTCCCTCTCTCTGAGGCCTCTCCTCCGCCTCTTCCACCACGCGTTGCCAGTAAATCGTGAGCGGTCTTATGAATTTAACGGCTGTATGGTCACGCGGAACCATTTTGTGCTTGAAGCTGTCGTAGTAACCAGAATGCGGGCCTTCGTCTTCGCATTTCTTCTTGTACCATTCCAAATTAGCCAGTTTCACTTTCATGGCGTTCAAATCCTCTGCAGGATCAAACACTTGATTCTTTCGTTCTAGGACACCAAGTTCAGACATCACTACCTTCCTCAACAGAGCATCCATGTCCATGTTCTGAAGCTACCATGACATTGACAGTTCAGTAAATGAACTTCCAGAAGGTGAAACGAAAGCAATCATAACAAGGGTCTGTTCAAGTGGCGCAAATTTTTCCTAGTTAAGTATGTGAAGCTAAATGTGGGGATACAGTTCATTTTGGTTTAAATGGCGAAGCACAATTCCTTCTTGGTCTTGACTAAAACAAGTGTGAAATCCTCCATGCAAGTATCCAAAACATGCACATGAAAGAAGGTACAATAAATAGATACCTGAATTTGCATAAGGCCAATTGCTGCAACTTGTGCAGTTATCCCAGCTTTAAATGAATCAGTATTATGCACACTAAATGCATAATGGTTCTTGCAAATCAATTGTCGTTCAAGACATTTAATGATGCTATTATAGTTGAGAATTTGGGCACTTTCCGAGCTCTTGGGGGCAAGCAACTCAATTATGGATTCGGGGGCTTCAAAACATGCACCACCCGATTCAGAACACACGAGAAATGTTCCAAATGGCTTGTATATACTCTGCTCCATGGTCGACGACTGAAAGAGTTTGGGGAAAATGTCATCCTTGTGAGCCACATGCAAAAAGCAAGTATTCCAGGTTGAATATTGCGATATGGCTTGTTGGAAGCCGCTGTTCCCAATTAAGGGCGAACCGAATGTGATGCAAAGTGGACGCTTTGCCGTTGCTAAATCGAGCGTGCATAGGAGCCATAATGTGAAAAGAGAAGCAATGGATCCACCCAAACAATCTCCAGTTATAATGTGTGGAATAGACTTGCTGGAAGTTGCTACCTGCATCAAGGTAGGATGAGCATCGACAAAGACAAGTCTGTGGGGGCCAATCAGATTTTCTTACTTGAACATGCGTCCTGAAGCCTGTTTTGCAAACATAATCACACTCTTTCCCTTTTGATATTGTCGCCAAAAACAAGCGAttgtataataaaaataaacagaATCAGGTACCGAAATTATAACTAACACTCGAGTTACTTAGACACTTTCACTGTTTCCCAACTACCAATTGCACTTAATAACCCACACAGAATTTAGACCTCACAATTCCTCACAATACAATATATCAATCTCATAAAGGAATCCACAAATTTACCACATGATTTATTGGTTTCAAAGCACTTGTAATTTTTTCATGGTATAATTCACAAGCACACTGCACAATTGATTGTTTCAGCCAAAATCTCGAGCAAAAAACCAAAACCACCTCTCATACATATATGATATTtggatccaaaataggaaacCCCTTTTAGCATACTCGAATTTGGAGATCTATTCAAACAGAATCTAACTCCATATGTTCACGGTCGACCAAAAGTCCACTCAAGACTTTTCCTAATTGACATCAAAAGtccaatttgaaatttcctcTTTGATCAGGTCGCTCAAATTAGAAGTATTCTCAACAGATATTGTGGTCAGGTCAGACAAAATGTCGAATCAACTTTTGCACGTCAGACTCAAGTTCACCGCCGCAGTCATTCAAAGGAAGTACATTGACAATTGACATCTTCACGGGGACTCGCTTCCTTATTCTCTAGAGATGTGCTTATCCTAGTGGTATGCTTAAGATTAACTGGAAGCaatcctctttctcttttcgaCTACGCGTAGGATTAAGGTCAACTcaactgaaaaaattggaaaaggcAATGGGCCGTCAATGCCAGAGGAACTGTTCAGACATTTAACCGACTGCTCATCATCAGCCATTTTGCCAAAAGAAAGATGACAATTCACACTCGGAAAGAGGCAAAAGGGGGGTTGATCCACTTTTCAATCAAATAAAGCTAATGTCATGCGAAGAAACAGCTCGAAATGATCATCAACGAAGCAATTATCAGAGCGTATGTATGTATAGCAGGAACCCACTTCAATAAGAACTGATTCCCAGATCTGAGACCAACTTGTTATGATCTCAAGCAGTGACTAAACAAAGCTCATTGACCATCAAAAATTAGTAAGTAGAGCTCACAAATTACAGGCAAAGAGACGAAAGATAAAAGGATATTACCTGAGCTTTCAGGGGAGAAAGCTGATCTTTGAGAGAGTTGAAGAGAGAAATCGCAGCTTTGTTTATGGAAAAAGACGGGTTCTTCTTGGAGCAGAGGAACTTAAACTCAGAGGCctccgaggaagaagaagggaccAAACCGCTCTGTTCTTGGAGATAACTGGGAGCAACCGGTGGGGTCACAAAAGCAATGATTTTGTATTCCGGGTGTTCGAATTCTCGAATTTTCACCGTGTCCGAAGATGGTGGGCTTCGGTGATTGCCGCCAATCTGGGACTGGAGTTCAGAGATTGCAGCCCACGAATTGGAAAGAATGTCGGAGGACACGGCGAAGTTCGCCAAATCGAGTCCGTTGCTGAATCTGCACAAAAGagagaggacaaaaaaaaaaaaaaaggcacaaaatCAAGAACAAGAGACCAACAAAGGAACCAGAAACAAGAACACGTCCTTTCGGAAGCGAAACGGGTCGACGGATTTCGAAGTTGGGTCTCGTTCGATTTCGGAACAAACCATGAAGTTGAGAAAGCTAAaaggagcaatttttttttttttttgcccttttggcttTAATACGTACAGCGTTTTAGCAGCTTCTTCATAGTCCATTGTCGGTGGAGCTTCGTTGTCGGGCTGATGTTGTTGCGGAACCGGCGAGTCGAAAATGGTTGATTTGCGCTTCTTCGGATTTGGAGAATTGAAACAGTCGGGAGCAAGCGGCCGTTTGCTCCATAAATTACCCATTGACAATAgctggttgttttttttttttaataaattcttttcttttcaaaagtcAAGTTATATTCATGGTGAACTTCTCAGAATGAGCATCGCGTGCACGTCTGAAGTCGGCGGGGAATCGAGTTCTTTCTTGAATGCCAAAAGCTattctttgcttcttcttcgtgGCTCCCCAGCCCGCcaatggggaaaaagaaaactatggaCGGGGTATGAACTACAGTACGTTTACGCGGgaaattaaccttttttttctttaaacaaGGTGAACCAGAAGCTAAGAAGCACGGACACGTatcggtcaacgcgtgtccgaCTTCCGACGCGCGGTCAACGAGCCGGACACGCCGTTGACGCGCGAGTCGGAGGAGATCTGGTGGAGgtcggaggagaagaggaaccGGAGGAGCACTTGGTAGCGGAGGAGTTCGTCGGCGAgggaggcgagagagagagagagagagagagcagcagCGAGTGAGGTCAAAGAGGAGGCGGAGTAGGCGTTGGGGACGTCGAGGACGGTGATGGCGGAGCACCGGGCTAGATCCGCGAGGCGATGGGTGGTGGAAAGGAGGGCGCGGGCGGGCGGTGAAGGCGGGAAGTTCCGCGAAGGTGGAGAGGAGACGTCTCGTGTTCAGTGGTCTCCCTCTTCGTGCCCGAAGAACTCACCATGGGAGGGGCCCTTTCGGGCTCAATGGCCGggagaagagaaagaacaaaGTCAAAAAGTGAACGACAGCGAAAGTCGATGAGACAAGGGTGAGTAGTCAATGCGATGTTGCGACGGAGGTGAAGGGATGAAGCGGTGGAGTCCAGCgatgagagagaatgagattgtCAGACATTTGAGAGTCTCTCGAGCGAGGATTTGCTCTTCttgtttttatgatttttttttctctcttttcaagTTTCGTGAATAATTAGAATGAAATTAGAATAAAATGTAgttaaatttgttaatttaaaataatGGATCGTATTAACAAATActgaattaaataatttttagtgTAAATTAATCTTAGGCtctcttttattctttatttatttgtagatttaaattaaattaaattaattgaactaattatagaaatgataatttatcatatacatacaaaaatatatgtttaataTACAATACGTGccgaaatttcttatttttttaagatGACGTGTCGGCGTATCATGTCGTGTCGTATCGCATATCGGTATCAGTGCTACTTAGCCCAGGAGTAAAGATCCATCCTTTAAGTACCTTTAAAGCTCTTTTGCTTTGGGAGAAGAAGTTTTTCTAGGACGCTGCTATGAAAGTTTAATGTACCTTTCTTTCTCTTGCTGCCTTCTTGTCGTTTGAGTCTGAGGaaggtgcttttttttttttttttatcttcctgGGGAAGGTGCTTTGTGCCTTCTTGTCGTTTGAGTCTGAGGaaggtgcttttttttttttttttcctggggaAGGTGCTTTGAAAGTAGTTGCTGGCAAGTAACGTCTTCCTGGGGTCAAGTCTGTATTGGgagtttttattattattatttttattattggttAATTCTATTTGCTAGGATTTCTAGATTGGGGAATTTGGGTAGGGCTGAACTTGAGTGAAACTGCTTCGCAACTCGAGTCGAGCCCGACCCTTTTGGACTCGGGTGCTGCTCGACATTCCAATTTGAGCTCGACCGAGTTTGTGGCTTCAGCCTCTACCCGGATACGCGAAGTGTTTTTCTGAGCTTGAGCCGGTCGCTTATTGATGAGAGTAAGTTAAACTTCAAGTcaaagctcaaactcgagaaaCGACAATGCAACAAAAATTAATATGCCAAAACAAATGTAAGAATTATTCCATCCGACATTTGAACGACTCAAAACTCCAAAAGAATGTATCGTCCGAAACGACAAGGCGTTTTTCTAGCTGGTCGCGCACCACCTTCTGGACCTAAGATGGAATGGAAACGTCACGGTGAGTTGCGTCACGTTGTTTAAGTCAGAATGTGACCGCGTCTTCCTTTTATGAAGCGTTTAAAAAGTCGTTGGGGTGCATTTTGTCCATCTGCGGATCTGTCTATTGTGGGGGCAAAGAAGATTTGATGAGAACTGCCCGCGCGCCAACCCCCAACCGCCCAACCCCCAGGCTTTATTCTCAAGTAGGCATTGACACAA
It encodes the following:
- the LOC115757481 gene encoding agamous-like MADS-box protein AGL62, which produces MTKEGANAGRVTSSKSRPGLFEKASEASTLCAVEMAPILLSLRGKPFYFGHPSADAVRDRSEGPKMACIDANQQDETDGDKNLEELNKQYADLLEQLKAGMQGTEELDDIKPPQFENFSFDRAYGTR
- the LOC115757495 gene encoding senescence-associated carboxylesterase 101-like; translation: MGNLWSKRPLAPDCFNSPNPKKRKSTIFDSPVPQQHQPDNEAPPTMDYEEAAKTLFSNGLDLANFAVSSDILSNSWAAISELQSQIGGNHRSPPSSDTVKIREFEHPEYKIIAFVTPPVAPSYLQEQSGLVPSSSSEASEFKFLCSKKNPSFSINKAAISLFNSLKDQLSPLKAQVATSSKSIPHIITGDCLGGSIASLFTLWLLCTLDLATAKRPLCITFGSPLIGNSGFQQAISQYSTWNTCFLHVAHKDDIFPKLFQSSTMEQSIYKPFGTFLVCSESGGACFEAPESIIELLAPKSSESAQILNYNSIIKCLERQLICKNHYAFSVHNTDSFKAGITAQVAAIGLMQIQLQNMDMDALLRKVVMSELGVLERKNQVFDPAEDLNAMKVKLANLEWYKKKCEDEGPHSGYYDSFKHKMVPRDHTAVKFIRPLTIYWQRVVEEAEERPQREGAPLRTRWLFGGTNYRRMVEPLLIAEYYKLGKRDYISQGRSEHFKLLEDWLDKHQKQSGKSVSNNSKMKKIMFSVTEDSCFWAHVEEARISCRLLNSGGSNNAETENLVRFEEYVMGLLKNYAVSPDIFLDSSSYMQWWREYEDILGKQMMGASHNSELARFMKDEDYHLYKSGTLVFT